ATGGTAAACTGTTCCAATGTTTGACCTCCGAGTTGGCTTTTACTTCTCATTCcctttataaacaaaataagtacgttatataaatagtgcctgtttgggagggtagcagttgaaattgacaccccaagaaaatcattgtcaaccgacgcgaatcggaggttgacaatggttttcgaggggtgtcaatttcaactgttaccctcccaaataggcactatttattttattatactgaatgtcttaattttaaagaaaactttaccgTAGGCGTGAATTCTACGGTGGACCATACGttcataatttacgcgcatgtaacaattccttttgttatactttcatgttaaatactgaaatctgattggttaagacgcagttcataatccgttctattaccctcagcgttagcaacgcacttagcaacgggtaacattacaaattgttacatgcgcgaaaattatgcgcgtacggttcgctgtagaattcacgttattcctatataaaagcagtaaaattttcttaaaaattaagacattcagtataacaaaataaatagtgcctgtttgggaggataacagttgaaattgacacccctcgaaaaccattgtcaacctccgcttcgcgtcggttgacaatggttttctcgggttgtcaatttcaactgctaccctcccaaacaggcactatttatatagtgttacccgttgccaagtgtgttgctaacactGAGGATAATAAAACGGATTACAAACTGCGTCCAAACCATTTAGATTTcggtatttaacatgaaatgaTAAGATATatgtaacattaatttttaaaatgatttttaaaatttctgataGGTTTATCTTtgctttttatttaatgtaGATATAATTATCATCATCTCAAGATACATTTTTATTCTGAAGAATATTCAAGGATCTTTTAGAATTACATTTAGCTgaataataaagaatttttttttattctgaagaataaaaagctttaaaatttgttcCTATGAAACAGTCTCAAGATCAAAAATTAAGTCATTAAGCGATTTTAACAGTATTCTTTTGTTTTTGAAGGTTATTTTCATGGGGTGAGGGAAAGCATTTCTACCTTAGCTTTGCCATATAGAGGAATGTTACATCATTTCCCATGCCTTTTGAATTGATTATTCATACGATTGTTAATGAAAACACTGAGTCTTTAAGTGAATGTCTCTGCTGCCCTAAAATTAACAGAGTCAACTATTATTTGTAGACATTATTAAAGATCTTTGTGATGCACTATCAGTTGCATAATTAAAATccataattaatgaattaataacTTCCTTATCATACCAGCGCATGAACTGTATACAAAGCTTTGCACTTTACACCAATGAAAGAGTTCACATTTTGTTCTTTCAGAATTACAGATCAGCAGGGACGTACAGCTTCATTGACTAAATGATATATAGATCCatggacgtatatactaacgtcCATGATGGatcaaaagaaatgaattacatTTAATGAACACAAGATCATTTTTGTACCATGATGCTTTATCCAATAACTGTTTTAAAAGATGTTAATACAGAAATACCTTTAAGTCTTCAATTAGCTCTGTTTTAGATTTGCCAATTGTCAATTCTAATGAGGGAAAATGGGGCTGTAATCTAACATGGGTAAATTTTCCCTGTATGCAGTATCAATGGGGATACATGTATtgcaatgtaaaaattcaaaagaattcAAACTTATTGCTTATCAAATCCTTTATCAAGAATATTAGAACAGAGTTTTGCAAAATAATTGTAAGTTATAAACAAAACTAGTGCTGGAGTTGAAGaactttttgttgaaaatactCACTCGTTCTAAGGCATAAAACAGTCCATCTGGTCCCAGGTTATACCCAGCTTCTACAATTCTACAACACAGAAGTGGGCACGGATCATTATCTTGCGTATCTTTTTTAGTGAATGAAATATCCAGTATGAAACTCGTTTACACCATCAAATTATCTCCTTAATATGCCATATCCATGACACTCAAATGAAGCATATGTAAGTTCATTATTGCAAGTCAAGGGTTAGTATCTTCATGTAATTATAAGTAGTTCTAATCCCATGTAGACTGGGTACTAACCTTTAACTTGCAATGTTGCAAACTTGTGCAAGTTCGGTTTTGTGtcaatcaattatttaaaataatgtgttttgttaatgtgataaataaaaaaaaaaatacatgtgggcaaaattctaattaaaaaaaagaaagaaagataactaaataaaagattgaaatttgAAAAGGGTGGTGTGTGTATGTATATGCACGGTGAATaaactttcatgaaaaatagaagcataaaattaatgaatttgagTACCGTATATACTATTACAGAAAATCAAAACTACAAAAAACGCAAATAAAATATAGTCCTACAAATCCCTTCAAAACCTCAAAACCCTCTTCTTCGTTAGTATAATAATTATCAGCTATGATTTAAGttgatttataaaatgcacACAGTATATGTTTCAAAGCTATATGAAGTACAATGCCTACTTGTCAAAagtctctcttttttttaaaccaaaacaaCCAACCAGTGCATGTGTTTACTTACGACAAAGAAAATGGATCAGTCTGCCCTGTGTATGGACTTAAAGGTACAGGagcaaaataaatcatataggTTCTTTTATCTGctatattttatttagttttctTTACCATCTGCTTATCAAATCACTTGTTAATCAAACCAAAGGGGAAAGTTCAGTCTCTCTTCCAGGTTTAAAGTGCAAGAAAAAGATTGATTAtcataaattatttgaaatggaTTCAATTACAGGTACATTATATAATTGCAATTCTGTTAGCAGATGGCATTTTCAATTTCAGAAAGTTACAAGAGTCCTGCTTTGATTTTTCTATTAAATACCTATGTTAATTtggatagatatatatatttagctaATTTTGGAAATATGAGTCCAGAAATTTTAACACAGCAACATCAAAACATGACATAAATGTGTTCTTTTCCTTGAACTGTAGTGTCACAGAGTCTAGGAAAaggtatatttacatgtattcttaAACTTCACCcaataaatctttcaaaatctgaCTAATTTCCAAAACATACTTTCGAGCGTCTGTCCGCGTATTTGCTAAAGCTGCTTTTAGTTGTTCGTTGACAACATCTGACAAAATTTTGTCAACTTTTCCAGAACTCTGAAAGTCTAGTGAGTTAAACAGCATCTCACATAACTTCACgtaatctaaaatataaaaaatcaacagttaaCTTGCATTCATATGTGAATAGCCACTTTCTGAAAAATTTCTGAAAGTACCAGACATTGTATTCATAGGATAATGAACCTTACCTTGCAATACACAACATGTGAAGACACCAGACTTAAAGACATCAAAGGTAATGGCTTCATAGTCTAGGCATTCAATTTTCTTGAGAAGTTTGGTTGTAACAGGTTGTGGCATATCCCTATGGACAAAGCAGTTTTGTCATAATGtttcagttttgaaaaaaaaatccatgtcTGTAGAGTCATATTACAGGTTTATATTGTATGGAAACAATATTGATGGTTTATGTGTCATTGAGTACACCTAATTACTCCAAAAATTTTACAGATATTAATTAGCACACTtcttgtacatacatgtactaattaataatgatttattcataGACACCTGaagttaaaaaattgatatattagttactataaaaaaatatttttatattcttaaGTTCAGGTGCCAGTGGCTTGTACAATGAAAGGGGAAGGTAAGAAAACCCaacaatattcataaaatgtagTTATATCATAGGTTCCTGGATTTAATTTCCATTGTTTTCCAACAATGACAAAGATTTTGACTGCCACCTCCACCTAATCTTAACCACATCttaactcaatttttttaatgcacaACTTGGCAAGTGTcatcaaataattaatttttattcataaaattgtttacatacacaTTCAGTGAATAAAAAGAGTTCATTTTACCTATACATCAACTACAGTAGCCTAATCTGTTGTGATCAATACCTGCAAAGGGTCTTAATTAGGTCTGTGTAGGAAGTTCCATTCACTCCATAGAGTCTTTTACCAACTGCAAGTGAAGGAACAACAAACTGAGAGTGTACATTCAGctataaattaaatcaaagtcATCATTGAGATCTACAATCTTCATATAAAGACTGTCCTCTGCTAGAAATATACggttaatttaaaagaaacaaatgcACACATATATGTGTTTATTTGGGGTAAGAAACAAATTTTACTTCacttacatatgtacatgtacatttagtacAAGCATgcaattgtattttttgttagCCTATAGTGCAAATatggttttcattttaattcatatactcTTATACTACTGTAGGTATTCCATTGGGAAAAAAGGCAGTTTTGTACCAAATattgattcaaaatttatttcacatTCCAATTACtactatattatacatatgtatttctatttttctttttttcttttttttagattcTTTGGAGTATTGTGTAACAAACATACAGataatttaaattgtttcaatttattattaaaagaatatcCAGAAAATATATTCCAGTTGTCTGGAGATTACTGATAATAAATCACCCATGTATATTAAAGCTTAAGGGTGGGAAAATTCCCACTTCtattttagtttaatttatGCTAATACATGTATGGTTGAATGTCtgtattttctgattttaaatcaTGGTAAGTTGTAAGCATGAATGTGACTTCTTTACATCTTGAAAAACCAAATCTATCAGTTTATCAATTATTGAGaagaaaagaaaggaagaaTTGAAGTGTTCTCAAACAATAGATGATACAAATGTATAGTAGCCCAAAATAGGTCAAATCACTTCATAAGtagaaatttgtaattaatcTAGATCTACAAAAACTATAGTCATATTGTTAATGGAAACTGAAAAGGAGAGAAAAAGTTAAGATTACATAATTCAAACACAGTAATTCTACAACATGGCGCTAAAGGAAAAATAACCAATTGTTAATTTCACACTGTCATTATGCACAATGttatgctttttttttcttgcattaaTTAATCCATGCAGTTACCATTTAGTCTAAAAATTACCGTAAGTTAAATATGGGTAGTCAAATTGAAATAGGAggagaattattttaaaatcttgcattTCTTTGATGAATTATTCATTGAGAATGATATGCTTTTTGTATTTAGGTACACATGTAAACTTTTTATTATCAAAGCAAAGTAATAGTAAGATTCTCAAGGAAAAGAGGTTAATTCCCGTCGTTGTGGATAGTTCATGATCCAAGAGAGATTTTTAGAGTTTAATACTCACTATCCTCCTCCAAAAACACTAAATCTGAAGACTTCCTTCCAAAatctgattttcaaaattgatacaagaataaaaatggttaaatcttttttttccattaagaACATGTCAAGATGTCaactaaataatgtaaatatttgataataaggTATCCTAGCATATTATTAGCACAAATATCATAATTgtacaaaatgaacattaagaTATACAATTTAACTTTTGTTTCTCGAACACTGACATTTCATATACAATGGATATGTATAAGTGTTTTGTAAGCCCCaacaacttattttttaagtattttaccctcaatatctTAGACTATGAATTTTGACTCTATgtgaaaattaatataaaggacatcatgacaattttatttttagactaCAAGCCTGAAACATACATTATTCTTTCCCTAACAATGTAAGATTTATTGTGTGGGTTTTATTCACTATCAGACATAGTCtgcattataaatatttcatgattttgggtgtttcagaattttattcataaaaacaaaagttaaCTTTCTTGCTAATGAACAAACCCtgatttgtaattcattttcagatccctttttatatacatgtagatgtaattTATCTCACtctttaaaatacatcttttctaacaaacaaattttgaatgacTTTAAAAGCCTTAATTAACAGAATTCTCTTCTCCAAAGGAGTGACAGCAATTCTACTTTGCTATTATGCATATGTCTGTGGATGTGCATCATAATCCATACAGTGAGCATAAAAAGCTCTCCTACATtcttttttataacaattatgCCCACAAAGTGCCATACTAAATCATTAGCCTAAGCAAAATGGGAACTGCTATCCATTTTAAACACCAAAAAATCAGGTATGGTAATTATTTTCTCCTTGTGTGTAAAAACCACAGAGAATTAAATTTTACAGCCTGTACAAGCACACAGCAGATATTTAAATGAAGGGCTGCCAGTATATGCACAGGTATGACTCTTAATTACAATGAATCTTAATATTATCATGAGTGTTATCATTTGGTCTGCATGTCAAATTGTGAGATTTCCATAAATTGAGAAGTAAAACTATGTTTCTGCACCTTGTCAATTAACActggaaaaatgaataaaatataattgtaatcATTAAAgttatacagtatatattgctttaattaatttaaatgcaAACATAAAGATGTGTATTAGTCGCTACAATAAATACCTttcaataattcatttatttcaataccAAGTTCTATAATCAGGGGACTACAGGTAATCTAGCAGTGTAACCTTTGCACTTCAAAAGAGCATCCAACCATTAATATACTCACCTTTTTGCTTGAGCATTATGTCATAGGCTTGACGCACATTCATCTCAAACACAGGGCGGCTATGATGGGTCATTTCAATAATGTTACGAGCTTTTAGTACCAAGTTTGACTGGTCTTCTAGGGAGTCAAAACTAAAATAGATATGCAAGAAAAAATGCTGACTAACATAAATACAcacataaataattaatattaaatcattttcttttaaattaattgacaatgtagaatatatagtaaatctaCAGTGCATATAACATGGATAAAATGTTTGAgaggaaaaaaatcataacttattattaagtttacttattgaaaacaaagGATATACAGAAAATATACACTGAACATCAATTCTTGTCAATGGCCTTATTAATGGAATATAcactgaatatatatatatatataaagaatattttagttattaagTGTATTGACTTTAGTGATGAAGGAGGCTTTACctcatcaaatacatgtactggtatgtgtaaattaatcattaataattaaatacttATAACTTACTAATCTGAGAGGAATGTAATGGGGTCCTTTGGTCTATTACTGACAATTTTACCCAAAACATCTTTCATCAAAGTTCCAATGCTGTATCTCTCTGTATGTAAGAAacatcaatgaaaatttatcaaaaatgtcaAACATCTTGAAACTAGTCAATGGCAAAAATTCTATTACCGGTACTCAAAAGGGTAAATTAACGACTTTGCGAAAATATTTTCAGCCATGCAAGTTGCATATACACTCATCATGCGTTTACTACGATTCCTTTAATTATGCAGAATACTGAGTTAATttaaagtctctctctctctatttttcTTTCTCCTAATCTCTTCATCAAAATTTGAGGGCTTAGGTCACAAAGTTCTCTGATGGACCAAATGGGACCTGGAGGGCACAGCCCCTACTACAGATAACaagtatatatgaaaataagagAATATTTCAGAGACTGAGGTAGCAATCTATACCCACTGAATTTGAAACTGCATGTGGTTCAAAATGGCAGTCAATACTACTTGCCactttgtgattttttaaattatacaaaacttGTGCGCAAAATCCACTTATATACCGGTACAGagaattttttcaaatcagaTTATAACACAGCAAATTAAATTCACTTGTTcctaaaatattgtttacatgATTAAATTCTGCAACTGATTCCATCTGATGAGATATGCATATTCAAATTTGTAGCaacttttatatgaattaattaaaataaattaacactTTATAGTGATATGTGATTGTGTTTTTCGGCTTTGCCCTTCAAACAGTCACACCATAAAACATATCAACAATCAAAACACTGCTGTGATATGTCATTCCTTTCTTCCATTAGTCTAAATTTTACCTGTGACAGTCTGATATTAGTAAGCTTCTTAATATCAGACCATTACCTGTGGTTACAGTACTGATATGCTTCAAAATCAGTCTCAGGTTAATTGACAATGAAATTCAATGGCAGTATATACGCTATATCAGTATATGCTATATGTCTCAAATGCTTCAGTAGGAAAAAATATCACACAGTTCTCGGATCCAATGACATTCTTTGATATTTGTTCATACAGAACTGTTTTTGGTATATAGCCATTACATAACCTTGagcagaggtacatgtacatgatatcTGTTGATATCGAAATGAAATTATGACAAATTTCTGTTCCTGTAAgcatacaaaattcaaatgattttgcaccttattttacatataaaatggCACATGGTCTATTCAAGATGGTCAAGAGTGCTTTCTTGTATGATGTCATTCTCAAACACATTATTCTGAATTCCTCAATCAACACCCGCATTACATGTATCTAGACAGCTATAAAACTGAAAATGAATGTTTGAACGCAAATATCTTCAAAAGGAAACATTGAAGACTTTGCAAAAATGCTTAACCGCTGACAGGTTACCTAAAAATTGCCTATCAGTTTCTTGTGGACGGTCATCGGCAGAATTTGGTTTCTTTTTGTCCGCCATTTGTAAACATGTTGTGTCTGGGTTAGTGATGCGCTTCGAtggaaataataaaaacaaaacaagtagCGGATTACACGTTTCCGGCATTTGTCTTGAAGTTTTTCCACACAAAAAAGTGCACTATCGTTAATACTGAGTacgcataaaatatttttatagcttgttataaaataaattaataaattagattaaaaactaactttatttgaaataaagaatgcttttaaatttaatttaacgGAAAACTATAAAGTTTTTTTCCAAGCACCTGTTTGACCGTGATTACAGATCGGAGAGTTTACATTAGAAACACAAGGTAATTTACGGTAATATTATAACATAGACCTTTAATCAGTTTAAATCAATACATCGCTTTTCAAGTTAAGGAAATGTACAAATGAGAGacacaatattttaatttaaagacaTTAGTCTACATATACAATCTTCATTTTAAACAAGGACTATATTCATCTACGATGttcacttaaacaataaaatgctttcttttgtgattaattcggatatgaaggtagtgacattgcaggaaaaatagaTAACCCGCGtcagcgggttatgtaaatttttcctgcaatgatagctaccttcataacccgcatgaatcataaaagaaagcattttattgtttatatttacatctttctttaactaattaataaattgattatgaaaagttagtaaaattcactaaattactgttaatgtacataagtacgttagctaaaagaaacagccaaattgtctcctCTGAGACcttgagtctggcatcatcaagattattttgtgcagtccgtgattttactTAGGTTGCTGTAgcttcagaccaatcgataaacagggcgagtcaatttcagtcctgtcacttttaGCTGCTGTATattttcgaccaatcgataaatggggcgtgtagatttcccTTTTGATTCTGACTGATTTAGttctaaaaattaagaaattttgtttctatacagctatgaattaactataacttTCCATAAGAAATAGATGAAattatacttggtagatgtaaatatattaacttGATTAAGACTTTAACTTTTATATGATGTGTAGATCTAAATACAGGTCttaatttatgatatataataatAGCATATGCATCTTGTGcagatatattttgtttatactaTTCCTCTATATTTCAGTGCTATTGAACCAAAACCATGTGCCAATATAAAGATGTCTGTCATTGTCTAAATTAAACTCTCATCAAAATGGCAGGGGCCATGCCCCAGTTGGCCTCGGTAAGTGGTTGTTTTACAATGATTATTTTGaagttaacattttaaaagatgtgACCATTAAACTCATGCAGTTATCAATTGCCACGTAATTATAAGTTCCTTTACATTATTTAGTTTCTGTCTCTTCAGAACAAGTTAATCATATATTTGAAAAGTATGTTGCAtgatcattctttgttttctccATTTTTACTTGCATGTCAATGTATTGCAGACAAAAATTGGTCTTGCCATCAAAAATGGAGACTTCAGAGAACTTAAAATCCTGATTGAGAATGGggaaaatgttcatttaaagGACAGGGTATGTTGAGTAATTATcgatcatcatcatcatcatcatcatcatcatcatcaatacTATGTTAGAACATTAGTTTGTCAGTAGTATAACATTTGAATTCAGTTGTATGGTATTTACTGCAatcatgttatacatgtaatttgtaaatgtgactgtatattgataaattttatataccctATTTGTTTACTCTGCTTTCATAAATAATTGCTTGGGATGTTTGCACattcacaattttaaagaacctatacattagaaaaaaaatatctgtttcAGAAAGGAAACACCTATCTGCATTATGTATGCACCGTGTACAGACCCGTGGTTTTCCACATACTAGCTGCTCAGGGCATTGACATAAACTCTCAAAACAAGGTCAGATTATATGCTTGTTTAATTTGGTTTTCAACGTTTGATTCCTTTTTTCTTTCTCACATTGGTTTCTTTTTAGCATCAAATTAAAACTAGTTCTAGATCAACTGCAagacaaatgtaaaattatatataatgctGTTGTTGAAAAAGTAGTGTATAGATATATGTGTACTTTGTAGTTTGGATATACCCCTCTACATGTGACAGCCCTCCAGAAAGACAGCCTACATGTAGCAGATGTCATGTGTTGTGGAGCAGATCCATTCATCAAATGCTTTGTAGGTTTTTTGCCAAATATTTACGGTATATGGTAAAAATGCTAGCATTATGAATTTTCTCTTTAGGTACCACAATGTAAATGTActatgatatagatatatatattacatgtatatg
The nucleotide sequence above comes from Magallana gigas chromosome 2, xbMagGiga1.1, whole genome shotgun sequence. Encoded proteins:
- the LOC105330911 gene encoding tubulin polyglutamylase complex subunit 1 isoform X2, encoding MADKKKPNSADDRPQETDRQFLERYSIGTLMKDVLGKIVSNRPKDPITFLSDYFDSLEDQSNLVLKARNIIEMTHHSRPVFEMNVRQAYDIMLKQKDFGRKSSDLVFLEEDIGKRLYGVNGTSYTDLIKTLCRDMPQPVTTKLLKKIECLDYEAITFDVFKSGVFTCCVLQDYVKLCEMLFNSLDFQSSGKVDKILSDVVNEQLKAALANTRTDARKIVEAGYNLGPDGLFYALERGMRSKSQLGGQTLEQFTIEICDAFLSKVKRLR
- the LOC105330911 gene encoding tubulin polyglutamylase complex subunit 1 isoform X1; amino-acid sequence: MADKKKPNSADDRPQETDRQFLERYSIGTLMKDVLGKIVSNRPKDPITFLSDYFDSLEDQSNLVLKARNIIEMTHHSRPVFEMNVRQAYDIMLKQKDFGRKSSDLVFLEEDIGKRLYGVNGTSYTDLIKTLCRDMPQPVTTKLLKKIECLDYEAITFDVFKSGVFTCCVLQDYVKLCEMLFNSLDFQSSGKVDKILSDVVNEQLKAALANTRTDARNPYTGQTDPFSLSIVEAGYNLGPDGLFYALERGMRSKSQLGGQTLEQFTIEICDAFLSKVKRLR
- the LOC105330911 gene encoding tubulin polyglutamylase complex subunit 1 isoform X3, which encodes MADKKKPNSADDRPQETDRQFLERYSIGTLMKDVLGKIVSNRPKDPITFLSDYFDSLEDQSNLVLKARNIIEMTHHSRPVFEMNVRQAYDIMLKQKVGKRLYGVNGTSYTDLIKTLCRDMPQPVTTKLLKKIECLDYEAITFDVFKSGVFTCCVLQDYVKLCEMLFNSLDFQSSGKVDKILSDVVNEQLKAALANTRTDARNPYTGQTDPFSLSIVEAGYNLGPDGLFYALERGMRSKSQLGGQTLEQFTIEICDAFLSKVKRLR
- the LOC105330911 gene encoding tubulin polyglutamylase complex subunit 1 isoform X4 produces the protein MADKKKPNSADDRPQETDRQFLERYSIGTLMKDVLGKIVSNRPKDPITFLSDYFDSLEDQSNLVLKARNIIEMTHHSRPVFEMNVRQAYDIMLKQKVGKRLYGVNGTSYTDLIKTLCRDMPQPVTTKLLKKIECLDYEAITFDVFKSGVFTCCVLQDYVKLCEMLFNSLDFQSSGKVDKILSDVVNEQLKAALANTRTDARKIVEAGYNLGPDGLFYALERGMRSKSQLGGQTLEQFTIEICDAFLSKVKRLR